taacACTTCTAATTTCACAACCATTGTCCCGAGTTGCAATCCACTCCAACAAAAAGTTTTTAACCTAATTTGTTTGAACCAGAATCCCATGATTTATCTGATTCTGATCTTTAATCGACGGATGCGAAGATTGAGTGTTCCatgaaaaataaagaacaaataaCGGTATAAAATGTGGCGGATAATTGATTTTGCTTTTGGCTTACTGGTATGTGAACTCTCTATAGACATTTGGGGGTATCTTCTTTGTGCAAGAAATTGGGTACTCTTTTTGCTAACGAATGTGAATGTGTCTTGGACTAAACCtcataaaaaatatatactaaagggatcatttttttagttttatcttaATTTTTTACTCTTAAATTAGAACCAAAAGTGCAGAAACATGTATACCGAAGGACCAACAATGTAATTTACTCATAGACATTCTGACCCCCGATTAAAAAACCGAAGAACACAATTTACAACTGGAATCCAATTAGGaggaatataaaataaaacatgaACCCTGGTTGACGAACCGCCTTGTAGCTGCGGCTTGTTTCTCGATTTTTGCTATCAGGTAAATCCTCCGATTTGTTTTGCATCTTGTTGTGTGCTGTTTGGTGCGTGTCAATCCTCGTTATGAACAATCGGAGGCATAAATTACAGTGACAAAACTTGAAATTACAAGATTTGATTTTTCTTATAAGAATGGAATTATTGGTAAACTACAACGGCTAAACTTGAAATTACAAGatcgtttaaaaaaaaaaagaatggaaTCTTGGTATCAGTCAATGCATTGCGTGTCTTGTATCCATACAAAGAGAAATTTTGAAACTTTAGTGGTTTTGGAAAGCCTTTGGCACACTACAGCGACTAAACTTGAAATTCCAAGATTGGGCTTTTTCTTATAAGAATGGAATTCTTGGTATGAATCAATGTATTGTGTGTCATGGTGTTGTCTGTATCGACACTTAATATTTTGGAGAGTATGGTGTTGTTTCAAAAGCATATGGCTGagaatgatttttacaaaacacgATTGGAAGCTGTGTTTGCTAGCAGAGTGCTATTTGTTGCATATATACCAAACTGGAATCTGTCTGTCAGACCTTTGGCTGTATATATGGACTGATGAGTAATTTTTGGTTTGATTTTGATGATTTCATAAGATCCTTCCTTATCCTTGTGTTATGTGTTTGAAGGGATGAGACGAGAAGTAGAAGATGTTGTGGAGTTGATGCATCGTATACAAGCACGGTTGGCGGTAAAAGAAGCGGCCCGCACCAGCGTGTTGTCCAAGTCATGGCTACATGCTTGGTCTACCATCCCTACCCTCAGGTTCTATGTTGGAAGAGGAAAGAGCATGAAGTTGGTGGATGTGGACCACACTCTGATAAGGTATCTCCGTGACAACATACCAATCGAAAGCTTTGAGCTTAAGATGGACATGCAGAACCAGGAGTCAGCTTCTCATGCTGAAAAATGGATAGGATTCGTGGCAACCAAAACTAGTCTCAAGGAGTTTTCCCTCTCAGTTTACCTAAAAGGTGCCTCCTCTTTTACGTTGCCAGATGAGTTACTCTTGGGTGAGAATCTAACTAAGATAAGAGTTGGAGCTTCATGGGGGACCGATATTTCTGTTAGGATGACGACTAGCCATCATCCTGTGATCAAGTGTGTGTCCCTACGAGAACTGCACTTGGCTGGTGTGCACATAAGTGAAGAGGCACTCAATGACATACTGTCGTCCTGTAGCTCGCTTGAGAAGATAAGGCTTTCAAATATAGATTTTGATTCCTGCGAGGGGTTCAAGACCATCAAGGTTATAAACCTTCCTCGTCTTTATGAATTAAGCATAACTTTGGATGCTGCTTTGGAAATCAGTAATGTCCCAAATCTTGCCGTGTTTAGCTACGATCTACTTCGTTCAGGACAACTTCGATTCAGTGCAAACGTCCATTCATTGTCGTTAAGCAACGTGACACAGTTAATGTTAGGTGGTGTGGTTCGGGACAACGTGTGTCTGGACATGATCAAGTCAAGATTTCCTTTTCTCGAGAGTTTGACCCTTGATATGAAGTCTTGGATGTTGGGAAGCTTCCATTTCACATGCGCTTCAATCAAGATATTGTCCTTGACGTCACACAAAAAGCTTTTCGACGTACAAGTTTGTGCTCCAAAATTACTTTTTTTCTCATTCTCTGGCGACAGCATATTGCCTAATCTCCTGTTTCCAGTCTCGTCTCTCAGGCAAATCAAACTCTCACTCTCACTCGACCTTCCTCTTGATGCTTCGTTTTTTCTTAAGCTGAGGGAAGCACTCATGTTATCACGCAAATGCGACCTTTGTATAAGTATAACCAACAACTCTGATAGTAGTATGCCATTGGACATCGACATCGATGAACTAAGAAGAAGGCTCTTGTTTCCTCCTGCTATGAATGTGCAAGAACTCGAGTTTGAAACAGATGAAGATGAATGCCTGTGGGAACGATCCCCATTTTTTGATGCATTCTTTGAGATTTGCCATCCCAAGCATATATATGCACGCCCAGACAGGCACTACAGACACAACAATCACTTTTGCAGGCTCATGCTCAGGGAGGTCTTGGAAAAGAAAAAGACCACTGCTATTTGGCCTCATCGCCTGCAACATGTTCTAATAAGACCACTTCCTCATAAAAAATGGAGAACCCTAACAAATTCCCAGAGAACCTTTCTACAAGCCTCGACTCCTGTTGACTTCAAACTAAAGTGGCGTTAATCATCATCTCTTGGTTCGGTTATTTGTTTTACTGTTTCTTGTCTTTATTTATCCTCTTTGTTTAACACATACTTATGATGTTATACTTATTTTCATAAGGATACAACAACCAACCTTTTTATTTTTAGCTAAACATTTTACACCCTATTCATACGACAACCTTCATGCGTGATCCTTGCTAAAATCTGTACTCAAAACATATTTAAACacatatagtttttatttatttattttatataacatCATCTTAACTGATAATATATTTACTATAACTTCCAACTAAAACTCACAACCATTCAAGATTTGAATTTAACTCTACCTTGTTTAATGCATTCGTGGTCTTTCTAGTGAATGTTTGCAGGGTGGAGAGAATGGTCTTCCATCCACGAGCTTCTCTCTCCATCATCCTATAACCATCGAAAGGCCTTGAGCTCTCTCTCTTTAAATGATGATGATGTCACTACATTTGTTGACATGACAAGCCTAATCAACATTCCATGTTAACAAAAACCGACACATTAGTTTCAAGGTCTGACAATCGGCTAATGCGTTTAAACTAACATAGCATGTGACAAAAATGTAATAACTTCCTCTATCAAATTCCAAAAcacttttttttgtttaaaaatgacTAAATTGAaaatttggtccctgtggttagcaaaaaaatgtaaaagaaatATGGATGGagtccaaaaagtttccaacttgcacCACTTGTCCAAAATCACAAACTTTTCGTGAATTTGGTCCTTGAACAATTtgaaatgacccttttacccttttgatttgttttttctattttacttattaattttactatttaaatgtttaaaaaaataaaaaataaaataaaatcctacccCATCCATCCCTCTCCAGTggtaacctctctctctctctctctctctctctctctctctcatcgtcTTCTTCATCCCTTCAAGGACAAAAACACCATGTAACATAATTTTAGAGCCACCTTAAAAAAAACCCTTAAGCCACCACCATCATTGAAATGATTCCCTAGAACTGGAGCAGTTTTTGATCTCAAATGTTCCCCCAAAAAACGATTCTCATGAAAAATGGGGTCTCAATCTTCTAAAGCATCCTAAGCCAACCTCCCAATTCGTAAACCCCAACCCTCCCTTTCTCTATTGGGTTCATCACACACAAGAACAACCACGAGTTAAAACCCATATCTGCTATAGCTTTCGGTGGTGAACTTGAGTCAATGTAAAGAATTAGAATATGCTTATTGCTTCAAGAAATTGAATCAGAATATGAAGATCGGGCCGTCAAAAAATTGAGATATGGAAATAATGGTGTTGAACAAGTGCTTGATAATCAGACCTTCATCATATACATACACCAATGAACACATAAATTGACACCACCCGAGCatctaaaaaccctaaaatcgcggATTTGAAcaactacacacacacacacacacactgatgGTTGCTTTGCTCTTGGAGGTTCACTGAATGAAAATCTAGCTCCGACGGTGAAAATCCTTTGCTGGAGTGAGAGACTCAAGAAAGAGATTAATAAAGGGAGGTGTTGGCTTATCAATGTTCTTAATTTGGTTTATcagtatgtgtgtatgtgtgtgtttgttgAGTCAGGAAGAGAGAACGAGAGACGTAAGAGAGAGAGGTATGTGTGTGCATATATGTGTGTTTAATTTGCATCAGTTTTCCAAAACTTCATTATGTGTGCTCATATGTGTTGAATCTGCATAATCTTTTCCCAGAACTTCGTTTGTGTTCATAGTTTATGTATGTGTATTAGTGTATGATTGTGAATTAAATCAGTAAGAGAGGGGTAAGGTTATCGGCGTAAGAGGTAGGGGTGGGAGGGGtgttgataatatatatatatatatatatatatatatatatatatatatatatatatatatatatatatatatatatatatatatatatatatatattttcaatgAATTACtgaaatacataaaataaatggAATAAACAAAAtggaagggcaaaatagtctttctaagtaattttaaaattttcagggATCAAAACCACAAAAAGTTTCAACTTTTGGACTAATGGTGCAAATTGAAAACATTTTGGACCTTATCCACACTTTTTGaataaccacagggaccaaaaatgcagttttgtctttaaaaatatatatatattttttcagaCCAACAAACATTTTTTGTATAGGGGACAACCTTTGCAAACACGTAATAACTTTTTCTACAAAACTTCAATACGCTTGCTGTTATTTTCATTGAAAACTATACTCATGAGCTTTccaagtatgctatgatattaggATGAGATATAAAATCAGAAAACTAAATCGGAACCGAACCGATATAATCGGAAAATGCTTAAACAGTCCGGGTGGGTATGAAAGTTAGCCTTACCCGTGTTCCGGGTATTCGGGGTATGGGTTCAACGGGTATGGGTATTCTGGGTTTAAGCCAATGTTATAAACCCGGGTCGAcccgaccggttcaaccggttggaCCGTGACCTGGGGTAGAAGGCGGGCCAATTGAGAActattttttgtaaaaatacgGACCGGATCGAATCGGTCGGGTTTCCCCTAAACTGTGGTTGAACCATTTGTGTTGAGCCGGTTAAAACCGGATTGACTCGTTTTAATAGGGCTTGGATACAAATATGGACCGGATCGAACCGTTTGTGTCGAACCAGCTTCTCAATCACAAGGTGACCATGTTGATCATGAAGTTGGTAGTGAATTTCAATTAGACTAAACTgtataaatggtccctatggtttgctcaaaattgccactttggtccaaaaatgtttggactagcaccagaggtccgaagtttttattttgttgcttgtttggtccaatctgttttgattttttttgaaatgACGAATTTGCCCCTGTTAAtatgattttctttttttttttaattttttttttctgatttccatatttaaaaaaataaaaaataaaaaaaaaaaataaattctctctctctctctcatatttaCTTTTTTGATTTCagctttaaaaaataaaaaataataataaaaataaatatctctctttctctctctctctctctctctctcaaacccTCCGTTCCAACCatgttttcttcttctttctcgaTGACAAGCAACCCAAACACCCCCATACTTATTGTTACTGcctcccttcttcttcttcttcttcttttgttttAATTGAGAAAACCTCCACCGGAGATGGGGTTTTTCGGCTCTTAAGAGGGCAACAACCCCCTCCCGTTTTCCTTGTGCTTATCGTCGGCTTCATAGTAACCGAAATGCCCCCACCTATTGGAGTCATCGGTCTAGAAACCCTTCATCGGAGCCGGCAGAGTCGTCGATCTAGAAACCCTTCGTCGGAGTTTTTACCACAACCACTAGTCCACACCGCCTCTGCTGTTGAACCTCTATGAAAACCCTCTGATTTGATAGCTTTCGTCAACCAGAGAAGAATTGATGGAGAAGAACGAAGATATGAAAAATCTAGGGTTATCTGAAGAAGATAGAGATGGAGAAAGAGACAGATTTTCCTTTGATGGTTTTCACATTTTCGTTAGGGTTTCAAGACAGTGGTTGCAACACTTGTGGTTGAGGGTTTCTTTGTGGGGAATATGACGATGATGATAGGACGGATAGATCTAGGCTGACATATTGGTTGCCATACATCGGCGTCGCCGAACACATTCTCGTGCTAGACGTCAGAGTCGCCGGATTCATCATGATTTTCTCTGTTCGTCTTCTCCGGTGGCCGTTTTTTGTTCTCCGATGGTTATTTCAAGTAAAGACTAGGTTTTCTGTGGAAAATTTGAtggatttgagagagagagagaggggggggggagggagagagagagagatttttttttttttttaaatctgaaaATCAGAAAAATAAATATGAGAGAGAGAcaaatttatttcgtttttttttatttttattttttatttttttaaatctagAAATCAGAAAAATAAATATGAGAGAGAGACagatttattttgttttatttttattttttatttttttaaatctggaaatcagaaaaaaaagaaaaaaaaagaaaaatcatattAACAGGGGCAAATacgtcattttgaaaaaaaatcaaaacagattagaccaaacaagcaacaaaatgaaaactttggacctctggtgctagtccaaacctttttggaccaaagtgacaattttgagcaaaccacagggaccatttgtgcagtttagtctttCAATTACTAAGTGACAGCGAGATCGATACTTATAATACTCCAATTTCTCAAGATCCATGATTTGGTTTGGTCGTGGCGCGTTTGGATCCGTCTAAAACTATGTTTTCTTTTGTTATTTATACTCTACGTGGTTGTGTTTAAACTGATCTAtaacatgtttttcaatgtttaaactttatggacattaaattattggttttatatgtctatacattatgcatgaaagtataatgatatgaaaatagaaaaaaaaccaTAAGTCGGGTTGACCCGACGGTTCAACCGGTTGAACCAGTTCACCTGTGAATCGGTTATCACATCGGGTCAATTAAAAacccgggttttaaaacattggttttagcaccgtatttaaaaaaaaataactggAATTGGGTTTAATGGACATGAACCAGTTTATTGGGCCCGAACCAGAATTTGAATTGGTATTAAAAAAAAGACGCATACTGCAATCTTGGAAAACATAAAAGGAAGCACGTGTGGTTCTCTATGCAAAATGAAAAGTTCATTGGATGGtttaaaacatggaaaataagTAGGTGTAGTCTCTTGTCACCCATGCATAAAAAAGTTTACATAACAAAAATGGGATAAATTTATGTATATGTGTAAAGGAAATTGCTAATGTCAAAGAATTTATCTTTTGCTTTTATGTTCATGTTTTTAAAGTTCAAGGTCAAGAATGCATATCAAGTTTGTACATCAAACTTAAAGATAAATAAGGTTGCTTGAATATAGAGTATTAAAATAGGAAAGTGAAATATAAGTAGTTTCGGAGTCCTATAATCCTATAAAAAGACAAGTTAGTGCGGTTGTTTTCATATCTTTAATTACAAAGAAGCATTGACATACAAATAAGCAATGACCTACAAGCCTACTAAAAATGGTTGCTTCATATGTTTAATTGCAAAAAAGCACCTCATAAATATATCATGGCTATTTTTTCCATGTTTTATGAAAGAAGTAAATGATGCGGATGAAGTTGGGAGTTAAGTGAAACCTTAAGAATATAAAACTGTTAAGAATGAGAGGTAAGtcgacttttatttatttattttttcttgttAATAAAAAAATTGGGACATATTGATTTTACCATGTTTTATagtactagttgtgagacccgtatgttataccggttggataaaacaaaaaaaaaaataaatatgaagttttaaacaaaaaattatttaaatttgaaatttaaaatttgaatttaaaaggaaacatattaaatactatatgagttgtaatataGTAATTTAtcggttattttcaattaaggcaattattaattaaggtgtaaatatgatgtgttaattaagaaagataaaaaaaataagaaaatgacaaatgaaaaaaacatttattcaaaaataccacaaaatgataagtgtcaaaactcataaaAGATTGACATATAACAAacaaaaccttcatttattaaggaggatataaTTTACAAACTGCTTAACAACTATCACAATTTGATTAAAAGCTCATGTTTCACACTTCACTTCATCATATTTCATTTTCCCCCATTGCTTGTTGTCTTTAGATTGCTATATGTATACTAGTCGTATACTTCAAAATCTAGGATTTCTTGAAGCATTTTTTTTGTCTTGATAATCACTGCAATTGGCTCATTTCTTGCCTTTGATTATGCTGATATATTGGGACCAATTGCAAGGAAGCACGTCAATAATGtaagttttttattttcaatCCCGTTAATCAATAAAGCTTGCTAAAGATTAACTTTTGCTGATTATGAAACTCAAAAAAACATTCCAATTCGATTAAAGATTCGACTTTTCTACTAATTAGACTCAATTGCAAGTAAGCACGTCAATGGCGAATCAATCTTATTATTTGTATAACAATACTTTTTTAGGGAATGTTTTCATTTTTCCGGGTCCATCCGGGTCTAAACCCCGTAGCCGGTTCCAATTATCTATTTTCGGTTTCAACCGATTTCATATCCACTTTACCTGATCCGATACCCCGAACCGTAACCGGTTCCTCTATATCGGTCTGGTTTCCGGGTCTTCAAATCCTTTAATTTCGGTTTTATGGTTTCctgggtccgggtttggacccactttcatccctatatGATATACGACTTTTTGACTTATGGATTAGTCCAAACATCCCGTTCAAGTTTGACAAAAAAAATTTCCAAACCATTGACATTTTTTTGTATACATGTGACTTCCTCTACAAAACTTCAAAAGACTTTATGTTTTCGTTAAACCTTCACATCCAAAGCATTCCAAGAATATAAgatacatgattttttttttttattctggATCATTTTAGACTTCCTGTTCAAGGTGGTCCTAAAAACCGTTTATGATACCACTGAACTTTTTTGTACACCGGATAACCTGTGGAAAAAATGTAATAACTTCTACTACAAAACTCCAAAAGACATGCCATTTATTTCATTGGAAACTACACATCCAAAAATTTCTAAGCATATGATATacacggttttttttttttttttttttttttttttttttttttttttgacttatgGATCGCTCTAGACTTCCCGTTGAAGTTGGTCCAAAAATAGATTGGACAACCTGTGACAAAAATGTTATGATTGTCACTACAAAACTCCAAAAGAGTTGTTTTTTATTGGAAACTATACATCTAGAGCATTAATACACATGATTTTTTTGACTTATGGATTGTCCATACCTCTCGTTGAAGTTGGTCCACAATATTGTTTTAAACCactgaaggtttttttttttggttgtgTATTAGACATCCTGTGGAAAAAACCGTCATAACACTCTCTACAAAACACCAAAGAACCTGACGTTTTTTCATTGGAAACTACACATCAAAAGTTTTCCAAGCATATAATATACACGTTTTTTGACTTTTGGATCATTCCATACTTCCTGTTGAAGTTGGTCTAAAAATGGTTTTTGAGACACCAAACATTTTTTATACAATCGACAGTGTGTGACAAAATGTTATAACTTCCTTTACAAAACTCCAAAAAAGTTGTTAATTTTTCATTGGAAACTACACATCTAGAGCTTTCAAAAGATATAAGatccatgtttttttttgttaaaaaaaatcattagaCTTCCCATTGAAGTTGgtctaaaaatattttttcaatCCAACAAATATTATTCTGTACATTGGATAGTCTGTGGCAAAAATGTCATAATGTCCTATACAAAACTCCAAAATGCATGTTTTTTCATTGGAGACAATATATACATAGTTTTCCAACCGTATAAGATAAATTATAACTTGATTTATGGATCGTTCCAAACTTCCCATTCAAGttggtccaaaaatattttttaagaccattgaacattttttttatattaggAAACCTATGGGAAAAGATGTTAAAGGTAAAAAATCTtcaaaatatgaataaaattttCAATAATTTATAAACTATGAATAAAAATTGACTGTATTTTGAATTTACTTCATTTATGTATATTTACAAATTGCTGGATTGGAGATTGAATCAACAGAAAAATACCAAGACATGAATATGTCACTGATTGTTATGGAAAACATGGAAGAAAGAGATATGCATAAGGAGAAAATTGATGCAAAAACCAACGAAGAAAAGAAAACAAATGGTTCATCTTaattatgcaaaaaaaaaagttgtaggaTCGTTTAGATTCTAAAAGGTAGAAATCATGTTTGTAGCAGAAAATTGAATGAACACAAGCAAGTAAATATGATCTGGTTTTCGATTAAAGAATAAGAAGTTCAATTAAAAATGGTGGTAAGAAACTTGCAAACATATTCTCTCTATCTAACTAACATCCCTTATATAGGTTCACTACTCAAGGAGTCGGTTAGGAATTCACCCAGGCAAAGACACTGGGGCGGTTTTAGTAGGTGTACCGGTGTGACACCAACAACACCTATTTTTTCTATCCACAAtggaaaaattttcaatttttcgatttttttacatatttttcatGCATCTGCAACACCTAATTCAACCTCTGCAACACCTACTATGTATTCCTGCGTCCGCCCCTAAAGACACCTAGGATAAACAGGCTGTCAAACAACCAAGTAGAACTCACTGCGAATACTAGAGTGCAAAACTATGAAACATACAAGTACATTCGTAATACAAACTAAAGACTTAGATATTACATTAATAATGCTTTCTTAATAAGACTCGAACACAATCTATACAAACTGTGATACCTAACAACACCCCCCTTTGTGTTGAGTCACGAAAGGAAGTCTTTA
The genomic region above belongs to Lactuca sativa cultivar Salinas chromosome 4, Lsat_Salinas_v11, whole genome shotgun sequence and contains:
- the LOC111921924 gene encoding F-box/LRR-repeat protein At5g02910, with product MRREVEDVVELMHRIQARLAVKEAARTSVLSKSWLHAWSTIPTLRFYVGRGKSMKLVDVDHTLIRYLRDNIPIESFELKMDMQNQESASHAEKWIGFVATKTSLKEFSLSVYLKGASSFTLPDELLLGENLTKIRVGASWGTDISVRMTTSHHPVIKCVSLRELHLAGVHISEEALNDILSSCSSLEKIRLSNIDFDSCEGFKTIKVINLPRLYELSITLDAALEISNVPNLAVFSYDLLRSGQLRFSANVHSLSLSNVTQLMLGGVVRDNVCLDMIKSRFPFLESLTLDMKSWMLGSFHFTCASIKILSLTSHKKLFDVQVCAPKLLFFSFSGDSILPNLLFPVSSLRQIKLSLSLDLPLDASFFLKLREALMLSRKCDLCISITNNSDSSMPLDIDIDELRRRLLFPPAMNVQELEFETDEDECLWERSPFFDAFFEICHPKHIYARPDRHYRHNNHFCRLMLREVLEKKKTTAIWPHRLQHVLIRPLPHKKWRTLTNSQRTFLQASTPVDFKLKWR